Proteins from a single region of Candidatus Woesearchaeota archaeon:
- a CDS encoding translation initiation factor IF-2 subunit beta — protein MKSYEELLAKAQEELPELTQGADRFAIENVKGHLEGNKTVLINLKKIAKDLRREPEHLLKYLLRELATPGKYAGERAIFGTKVAAAIINKKIKKYASEFLYCSECHKPDTTLEEEKEVVYLKCSACGVKKPVKKI, from the coding sequence ATGAAAAGCTACGAAGAATTACTTGCAAAAGCGCAAGAAGAATTGCCAGAATTAACACAAGGGGCAGATCGTTTTGCCATTGAAAATGTCAAAGGACACCTTGAAGGAAATAAAACCGTTCTAATCAATCTAAAAAAAATCGCCAAAGACCTACGGCGTGAGCCTGAACATTTACTTAAATATCTCCTGCGTGAACTTGCGACACCTGGAAAGTACGCAGGTGAACGTGCTATTTTTGGTACTAAAGTTGCAGCAGCAATCATTAACAAAAAAATCAAGAAATATGCGAGTGAATTCTTATACTGTTCAGAATGTCATAAACCTGACACAACATTAGAAGAAGAAAAAGAAGTGGTCTATTTAAAATGCTCAGCATGCGGTGTAAAAAAACCAGTTAAGAAAATTTAA